A genomic segment from Bombus huntii isolate Logan2020A chromosome 13, iyBomHunt1.1, whole genome shotgun sequence encodes:
- the LOC126872643 gene encoding arrestin domain-containing protein 17-like isoform X1, with protein MDEIEAETDRSIAATLSKSIGFQRIEVILDHPQKVCYSGNQISGNVRLDLDEPTSALGIRLKCKGEAQVYFTDRSAGIRRKFSAFENYLHVETYLAGDGKEKTMITGGVYPFSLTLPENLPCSFEGRYGRVRYSIRALLDVTTIYRFSTNIIPFTVAPILDLNRDPLAPLPISIKQSKMYIGQTEPISMSMTVPVRGYVPGQTIPIEIVVTNPTTVVVTKIRVVFKKVVSYRSTEKSRKHKEIVVEVEQPVNKDSDTYDVTFDVPAVPPTGMIHCNIIDVLYTLKVEACVDVSEWYYRMFQKNLKLRTNIVVGTVPLQNYEIPQKTADVTEAFSFHPPCAMATEEYANDTPSLKNIEREETAKPSLSLPLYEKSQIYRSSKPDRDDPTGDDGDSDGEVKPYSPMYRVYTFESSQKKDR; from the exons ATGGATGAGATAGAAGCTGAAACCGATCGGTCGATCGCTGCCACGCTCTCCAAAAG TATTGGCTTCCAACGTATCGAGGTCATCCTCGACCACCCTCAGAAGGTCTGTTACAGCGGAAATCAGATTTCAGGGAACGTACGCTTAGATCTGGATGAACCAACAAGTGCTTTAG GAATTAGACTTAAATGCAAGGGAGAAGCTCAGGTGTATTTTACCGATCGATCGGCTGGAATTCGACGTAAGTTCTCGGCGTTCGAGAATTATCTTCACGTGGAGACGTATCTTGCTGGCG ATGGCAAAGAAAAGACTATGATAACTGGAGGCGTCTACCCGTTCAGCCTAACGCTGCCAGAGAACTTGCCGTGCAGCTTCGAGGGCCGATACGGACGAGTACGGTACTCGATTAGGGCATTGTTGGACGTAACGACCATTTATCGGTTTTCCACCAATATTATTCCATTCACGGTGGCACCCATTCTTGACCTTAATCGCGATCCTCTCGCTCCC TTGCCAATAAGTATCAAACAATCCAAGATGTATATTGGCCAAACGGAACCGATCAGCATGTCCATGACTGTTCCAGTTCGTGGTTACGTGCCTGGCCAGACTATACCGATTGAGATTGTCGTGACGAATCCCACCACCGTCGTCGTTACGAAAATCAGAGTCGTTTTTAAAAAA GTGGTGTCTTATCGTTCGACGGAAAAGTCGCGTAAGCACAAAGAAATCGTAGTAGAAGTAGAACAGCCCGTTAATAAAGACTCCGATACGTACGATGTCACGTTTGACGTTCCTGCAGTACCACCCACCGGGATGATCCACTGCAACATCATCGACGTTCTATACACGCTTAAA GTCGAGGCCTGCGTAGACGTGAGCGAGTGGTACTACAGAATGTTTCAGAAGAACTTGAAACTGCGAACAAATATAGTAGTCGGCACTGTGCCACTTCAAAATTACGAAATCCCACAAAAAACAGCCGACGTGACGGAAGCTTTTTCATTTCATCCCCCGTGCGCCATGGCTACGGAAGAATACGCCAACGACACGCCGTCGTTAAAAAACATCGAGAGAGAGGAAACTGCGAAACCAAGTTTGTCTT TGCCGCTGTACGAGAAAAGTCAAATATATCGATCCTCGAAACCGGACAGAGACGATCCCACGGGAGACGATGGTGACAGCGACGGAGAGGTCAAGCCATACTCGCCTATGTATCGCGTGTACACGTTCGAATCATCGCAGAAGAAGGACCGTTAG
- the LOC126872643 gene encoding arrestin domain-containing protein 17-like isoform X2, whose protein sequence is MDEIEAETDRSIAATLSKSIGFQRIEVILDHPQKVCYSGNQISGNVRLDLDEPTSALGIRLKCKGEAQVYFTDRSAGIRRKFSAFENYLHVETYLAGDGKEKTMITGGVYPFSLTLPENLPCSFEGRYGRVRYSIRALLDVTTIYRFSTNIIPFTVAPILDLNRDPLAPLPISIKQSKMYIGQTEPISMSMTVPVRGYVPGQTIPIEIVVTNPTTVVVTKIRVVFKKVEACVDVSEWYYRMFQKNLKLRTNIVVGTVPLQNYEIPQKTADVTEAFSFHPPCAMATEEYANDTPSLKNIEREETAKPSLSLPLYEKSQIYRSSKPDRDDPTGDDGDSDGEVKPYSPMYRVYTFESSQKKDR, encoded by the exons ATGGATGAGATAGAAGCTGAAACCGATCGGTCGATCGCTGCCACGCTCTCCAAAAG TATTGGCTTCCAACGTATCGAGGTCATCCTCGACCACCCTCAGAAGGTCTGTTACAGCGGAAATCAGATTTCAGGGAACGTACGCTTAGATCTGGATGAACCAACAAGTGCTTTAG GAATTAGACTTAAATGCAAGGGAGAAGCTCAGGTGTATTTTACCGATCGATCGGCTGGAATTCGACGTAAGTTCTCGGCGTTCGAGAATTATCTTCACGTGGAGACGTATCTTGCTGGCG ATGGCAAAGAAAAGACTATGATAACTGGAGGCGTCTACCCGTTCAGCCTAACGCTGCCAGAGAACTTGCCGTGCAGCTTCGAGGGCCGATACGGACGAGTACGGTACTCGATTAGGGCATTGTTGGACGTAACGACCATTTATCGGTTTTCCACCAATATTATTCCATTCACGGTGGCACCCATTCTTGACCTTAATCGCGATCCTCTCGCTCCC TTGCCAATAAGTATCAAACAATCCAAGATGTATATTGGCCAAACGGAACCGATCAGCATGTCCATGACTGTTCCAGTTCGTGGTTACGTGCCTGGCCAGACTATACCGATTGAGATTGTCGTGACGAATCCCACCACCGTCGTCGTTACGAAAATCAGAGTCGTTTTTAAAAAA GTCGAGGCCTGCGTAGACGTGAGCGAGTGGTACTACAGAATGTTTCAGAAGAACTTGAAACTGCGAACAAATATAGTAGTCGGCACTGTGCCACTTCAAAATTACGAAATCCCACAAAAAACAGCCGACGTGACGGAAGCTTTTTCATTTCATCCCCCGTGCGCCATGGCTACGGAAGAATACGCCAACGACACGCCGTCGTTAAAAAACATCGAGAGAGAGGAAACTGCGAAACCAAGTTTGTCTT TGCCGCTGTACGAGAAAAGTCAAATATATCGATCCTCGAAACCGGACAGAGACGATCCCACGGGAGACGATGGTGACAGCGACGGAGAGGTCAAGCCATACTCGCCTATGTATCGCGTGTACACGTTCGAATCATCGCAGAAGAAGGACCGTTAG